In Pseudomonas fluorescens NCIMB 11764, a single window of DNA contains:
- the nusG gene encoding transcription termination/antitermination protein NusG: protein MAKRWYVVHAYSGYEKHVMRSLVERVKLAGMEDGFGEILVPTEEVVEMRNGQKRKSERKFFPGYVLVQMDMNEGTWHLVKDTPRVMGFIGGTADKPAPITDKEAEAILRRVADGSDKPKPKTLFEPGESVRVNDGPFADFTGTVEEVNYEKSRIQVAVLIFGRSTPVELEFSQVEKV from the coding sequence GTGGCTAAGCGTTGGTACGTTGTGCATGCTTACTCCGGTTACGAGAAGCATGTCATGCGCTCGTTAGTAGAGCGCGTAAAGCTGGCTGGCATGGAAGATGGCTTTGGCGAAATTCTGGTTCCCACTGAAGAAGTGGTTGAAATGCGTAATGGCCAGAAGCGCAAAAGCGAGCGCAAGTTCTTCCCAGGTTATGTGCTGGTTCAGATGGACATGAACGAGGGTACTTGGCACTTGGTCAAGGATACTCCTCGGGTGATGGGTTTCATCGGCGGTACTGCTGATAAGCCTGCACCGATCACAGATAAAGAGGCAGAAGCGATTCTGCGTCGTGTTGCTGATGGTAGTGACAAGCCGAAGCCGAAGACGTTGTTCGAGCCGGGCGAGTCGGTACGTGTCAACGACGGGCCGTTTGCCGATTTTACCGGCACGGTTGAAGAAGTTAACTACGAGAAGAGCCGGATCCAAGTGGCAGTGCTCATTTTCGGTCGCTCTACTCCGGTAGAGCTCGAGTTCAGCCAGGTCGAAAAGGTCTAG
- the rplL gene encoding 50S ribosomal protein L7/L12 — MSLTNDQIIEAIGEKSVLEIVELIKAMEEKFGVSAAAASAGPAAVAAVVEEQTEFNVMLTEAGEKKVNVIKAVRELTGLGLKEAKAVVDGAPAMVLEAVAKDAADKAKATLEEAGAKVELK, encoded by the coding sequence ATGTCTCTGACTAACGACCAAATCATCGAAGCAATCGGCGAAAAATCCGTTCTGGAAATCGTTGAGCTGATCAAGGCCATGGAAGAGAAGTTCGGCGTTTCCGCTGCCGCTGCTTCCGCTGGTCCAGCCGCTGTTGCTGCCGTTGTTGAAGAACAAACTGAATTCAACGTCATGCTGACCGAAGCTGGCGAGAAGAAAGTTAACGTGATCAAGGCAGTACGTGAACTGACCGGTCTGGGCCTGAAAGAAGCCAAGGCTGTAGTTGACGGCGCTCCTGCCATGGTTCTGGAAGCTGTTGCCAAAGACGCAGCTGACAAAGCCAAAGCTACTCTGGAAGAAGCAGGCGCTAAAGTCGAGCTGAAGTAA
- the rplA gene encoding 50S ribosomal protein L1, translated as MAKLTKRQKAIAGKIEAGKAYNFVDAAALLAELSTVKFSESFDVAVNLGVDPRKSDQVVRSATVLPHGTGKTVRVAVFTQGPAAEAALAAGADRVGMDDLAAEMKGGDLNYDVVIASPDAMRVVGQLGQILGPRGLMPNPKVGTVTPDVATAVKNAKAGQVRYRTDKNGIIHTSVGKIGFDAVKLKENVEALIADLKRIKPASSKGIYVKRVTLSTTMGPGLVIDQSSLDA; from the coding sequence ATGGCTAAGTTGACCAAGCGTCAAAAGGCTATCGCCGGCAAAATCGAAGCAGGCAAGGCCTACAACTTTGTAGACGCTGCTGCCCTGCTGGCTGAGCTGTCGACTGTCAAGTTCAGCGAGTCGTTCGACGTTGCTGTGAACCTGGGTGTTGACCCGCGTAAATCCGACCAGGTCGTTCGTAGCGCTACTGTGCTGCCACACGGCACTGGCAAGACTGTTCGCGTTGCTGTGTTCACCCAAGGTCCAGCTGCTGAGGCCGCTCTGGCTGCCGGCGCTGACCGTGTAGGCATGGACGACCTGGCTGCCGAAATGAAAGGCGGCGACCTGAACTATGACGTAGTTATCGCATCCCCGGATGCAATGCGCGTTGTAGGTCAGTTGGGTCAGATCCTCGGTCCACGTGGCCTGATGCCTAACCCTAAAGTCGGCACCGTAACCCCAGACGTAGCTACCGCGGTTAAGAACGCCAAGGCTGGTCAGGTTCGTTATCGCACCGACAAAAACGGCATCATCCACACTTCCGTTGGCAAGATCGGCTTCGACGCCGTCAAGCTGAAGGAAAACGTTGAGGCCCTGATCGCTGATCTGAAGCGTATCAAGCCAGCTTCCTCGAAAGGCATTTACGTCAAGCGCGTTACCCTGAGCACCACTATGGGCCCAGGTCTGGTCATCGACCAAAGCTCGCTCGACGCGTAA
- the rplK gene encoding 50S ribosomal protein L11 has protein sequence MAKKITAYIKLQVKAAQANPSPPVGPALGQHGVNIMEFCKAFNARTQGIEPGLPTPVIITVYSDRSFTFETKSTPASVLLKKAAGLTSGSARPNTVKVGTVTRAQLEDIAKVKNADLTAADMEAAVRTIAGSARSMGLNVEGV, from the coding sequence ATGGCCAAGAAGATTACCGCTTACATCAAGCTGCAAGTGAAGGCCGCTCAGGCTAACCCAAGCCCACCTGTTGGTCCTGCTCTGGGTCAGCACGGCGTGAACATCATGGAATTCTGCAAGGCCTTCAACGCCCGTACTCAGGGTATTGAGCCAGGTCTGCCGACTCCAGTGATCATCACTGTCTACAGCGACCGTAGCTTCACTTTCGAAACCAAATCCACCCCTGCTTCGGTTCTGCTGAAGAAGGCGGCCGGTCTGACTAGCGGTTCCGCTCGTCCGAACACCGTTAAGGTTGGCACCGTAACTCGTGCTCAGCTGGAAGATATCGCGAAAGTTAAAAACGCGGATCTGACTGCAGCTGATATGGAAGCAGCCGTGCGCACCATCGCCGGTTCTGCTCGTAGCATGGGCCTTAACGTGGAGGGTGTGTAA
- the tuf gene encoding elongation factor Tu: MAKEKFERNKPHVNVGTIGHVDHGKTTLTAALTRVCSEVFGSAKVDFDKIDSAPEEKARGITINTAHVEYDSAVRHYAHVDCPGHADYVKNMITGAAQMDGAILVCSAADGPMPQTREHILLSRQVGVPYIVVFLNKADMVDDAELLELVEMEVRDLLSTYDFPGDDTPIIIGSALMALNGQDDNEMGTTAVKKLVETLDSYIPQPERAIDKPFLMPIEDVFSISGRGTVVTGRVERGIVRIQEEVEIVGLRDTVKTTCTGVEMFRKLLDEGRAGENCGVLLRGTKRDDVERGQVLVKPGTVKPHTKFTAEVYVLSKEEGGRHTPFFKGYRPQFYFRTTDVTGNCELPEGVEMVMPGDNVQMTVTLIKTIAMEDGLRFAIREGGRTVGAGVVAKVIE; the protein is encoded by the coding sequence ATGGCTAAGGAAAAGTTCGAACGTAATAAGCCGCACGTCAACGTGGGTACCATTGGTCACGTCGACCACGGTAAAACTACTTTGACTGCAGCCTTGACCCGCGTCTGCTCCGAAGTTTTCGGCTCGGCAAAGGTTGACTTCGACAAGATCGATAGCGCCCCTGAAGAAAAAGCTCGTGGTATCACCATCAACACCGCTCACGTTGAATATGATTCGGCCGTGCGTCACTACGCACACGTTGACTGCCCTGGTCACGCTGACTACGTAAAAAACATGATCACCGGTGCAGCTCAGATGGATGGTGCGATCCTGGTTTGCTCGGCCGCTGATGGTCCGATGCCTCAAACCCGTGAGCACATCCTGTTGTCCCGCCAGGTTGGCGTTCCGTACATCGTTGTCTTCCTGAACAAGGCTGACATGGTTGACGACGCCGAGCTGCTGGAACTGGTTGAGATGGAAGTGCGCGACCTGCTGAGCACCTACGATTTCCCAGGTGATGACACTCCGATCATCATTGGTTCTGCGCTGATGGCGTTGAACGGTCAAGATGACAATGAGATGGGTACCACTGCCGTCAAAAAGTTGGTCGAGACTCTGGATAGTTACATTCCGCAGCCTGAGCGTGCTATCGACAAGCCGTTCCTGATGCCGATCGAGGATGTGTTCTCGATCTCCGGTCGCGGTACTGTTGTGACTGGTCGTGTTGAGCGTGGCATTGTCCGCATTCAGGAAGAAGTTGAGATTGTTGGTCTTCGTGACACTGTCAAAACTACTTGTACTGGTGTTGAGATGTTCCGCAAGCTGCTCGACGAAGGTCGTGCTGGCGAGAACTGCGGCGTTTTGCTGCGTGGTACCAAGCGTGATGATGTTGAGCGTGGCCAGGTTCTGGTCAAGCCGGGCACCGTCAAGCCGCATACCAAGTTCACTGCTGAGGTTTACGTTCTGAGCAAGGAGGAGGGTGGTCGTCATACGCCATTCTTCAAGGGTTATCGTCCGCAGTTCTACTTCCGTACGACTGATGTGACTGGTAACTGCGAGCTGCCAGAAGGTGTTGAGATGGTGATGCCAGGTGATAACGTTCAGATGACCGTTACACTGATCAAAACCATTGCGATGGAAGATGGTCTGCGTTTTGCCATCCGTGAAGGCGGTCGTACCGTCGGCGCTGGTGTTGTGGCCAAAGTCATCGAGTAA
- the rpoB gene encoding DNA-directed RNA polymerase subunit beta, whose amino-acid sequence MAYSYTEKKRIRKDFSKLPDVMDVPYLLAIQLDSYREFLQAGATKDQFRDVGLHAAFKSVFPIISYSGNAALEYVGYRLGEPAFDVKECVLRGVTYAVPLRVKVRLIIFDKESSNKAIKDIKEQEVYMGEIPLMTENGTFVINGTERVIVSQLHRSPGVFFDHDRGKTHSSGKLLYSARIIPYRGSWLDFEFDPKDCVFVRIDRRRKLPASVLLRALGYTTEEVLDAFYTTNVFHLSGETLSLELIASRLRGEIAVLDIQDEKGKVIVEAGRRITARHINQIEKAGLKTLDVPLEYVLGRTTAKAIVHPATGEILAECNTELNTEILAKIAKAQVVRIETLYTNDIDCGPFVSDTLKIDSTSNQLEALVEIYRMMRPGEPPTKDAAETLFNNLFFSPERYDLSAVGRMKFNRRIGRTEIEGSGVLCKEDIVAVLKTLVDIRNGKGIVDDIDHLGNRRVRCVGEMAENQFRVGLVRVERAVKERLSMAESEGLMPQDLINAKPVAAAVKEFFGSSQLSQFMDQNNPLSEITHKRRVSALGPGGLTRERAGFEVRDVHPTHYGRVCPIETPEGPNIGLINSLAAYARTNQYGFLESPYRVVKDALVTDEIVFLSAIEEADHVIAQASATMNDKKVLIDELVAVRHLNEFTVKAPEDVTLMDVSPKQVVSVAASLIPFLEHDDANRALMGSNMQRQAVPTLRADKPLVGTGMERNVARDSGVCVVARRGGVIDSVDASRIVVRVADDEVETGEAGVDIYNLTKYTRSNQNTCINQRPLVRKGDRVQRSDIMADGPSTDMGELALGQNMRIAFMAWNGFNFEDSICLSERVVQEDRFTTIHIQELTCVARDTKLGPEEITADIPNVGEAALNKLDEAGIVYVGAEVGAGDILVGKVTPKGETQLTPEEKLLRAIFGEKASDVKDTSLRVPTGTKGTVIDVQVFTRDGVERDARALSIEKTQLDEIRKDLNEEFRIVEGATFERLRSALVGHKAEGGAGLKKGQDITDEVLDGLEHGQWFKLRMAEDALNEQLEKAQAYIVDRRRLLDDKFEDKKRKLQQGDDLAPGVLKIVKVYLAIRRRIQPGDKMAGRHGNKGVVSVIMPVEDMPHDANGTPVDVVLNPLGVPSRMNVGQILETHLGLAAKGLGEKINRMIEEQRKVAELRKFLDEIYNQIGGRNEDLDSFSDQEILDLAKNLRGGVPMATPVFDGAKESEIKAMLKLADLPESGQMQLTDGRTGNKFERPVTVGYMYMLKLNHLVDDKMHARSTGSYSLVTQQPLGGKAQFGGQRFGEMEVWALEAYGAAYTLQEMLTVKSDDVNGRTKMYKNIVDGDHRMEPGMPESFNVLIKEIRSLGIDIDLETE is encoded by the coding sequence ATGGCTTACTCATATACTGAGAAAAAACGTATCCGCAAGGACTTTAGCAAGTTGCCGGACGTCATGGATGTGCCGTATCTCCTGGCAATCCAGCTGGATTCGTATCGTGAATTCTTGCAGGCGGGAGCGACTAAAGATCAGTTCCGCGACGTGGGCCTGCATGCGGCCTTCAAATCCGTTTTCCCGATCATCAGCTACTCCGGCAATGCTGCGCTGGAGTACGTCGGTTATCGCCTGGGCGAACCGGCATTTGATGTCAAAGAATGCGTATTGCGCGGTGTAACTTACGCCGTACCTTTGCGGGTAAAAGTGCGCCTGATCATTTTCGACAAAGAATCGTCGAACAAAGCGATCAAGGACATCAAAGAGCAAGAAGTCTACATGGGTGAAATCCCCCTGATGACTGAGAACGGTACCTTCGTAATCAACGGTACCGAGCGTGTAATCGTTTCCCAGCTGCACCGTTCCCCGGGCGTGTTCTTCGACCACGACCGTGGCAAGACGCACAGCTCCGGCAAACTGCTGTACTCCGCGCGCATCATTCCTTACCGCGGTTCGTGGCTGGACTTCGAGTTCGACCCGAAAGACTGCGTGTTCGTGCGTATCGACCGTCGTCGCAAGCTGCCTGCATCGGTACTGCTGCGCGCGCTCGGCTATACCACTGAAGAAGTGCTCGACGCGTTCTACACCACCAACGTTTTCCACCTGAGCGGCGAAACCCTCAGTCTGGAACTGATTGCTTCGCGTCTGCGTGGTGAAATCGCTGTTCTTGATATTCAGGACGAGAAGGGCAAGGTCATCGTTGAGGCTGGTCGCCGTATTACTGCGCGCCACATCAACCAGATCGAAAAAGCCGGTCTCAAGACCCTTGACGTGCCTCTGGAGTACGTTCTGGGTCGCACTACCGCCAAGGCCATCGTGCATCCGGCAACCGGCGAAATCCTGGCAGAGTGCAACACCGAGCTGAACACCGAGATCCTGGCAAAAATCGCCAAGGCCCAGGTTGTTCGCATCGAGACTCTGTACACCAACGATATCGACTGCGGTCCGTTCGTCTCCGACACCCTGAAGATCGACTCCACCAGCAACCAATTGGAAGCGCTGGTCGAGATCTATCGCATGATGCGTCCAGGCGAGCCGCCAACCAAAGACGCTGCCGAGACCCTGTTCAACAACCTGTTCTTCAGCCCTGAGCGCTATGACCTGTCTGCGGTCGGCCGGATGAAGTTCAACCGTCGTATCGGTCGTACCGAGATCGAAGGTTCGGGCGTGTTGTGCAAGGAAGACATCGTCGCGGTACTGAAGACTCTGGTCGACATCCGTAACGGTAAAGGCATCGTCGATGACATCGACCACCTGGGTAACCGTCGTGTTCGCTGCGTAGGCGAAATGGCCGAGAACCAGTTCCGCGTTGGCCTGGTACGTGTTGAGCGTGCGGTCAAAGAGCGTCTGTCGATGGCTGAAAGCGAAGGCCTGATGCCGCAAGACCTGATCAACGCCAAGCCAGTGGCTGCGGCGGTGAAAGAGTTCTTCGGTTCCAGCCAGCTGTCCCAGTTCATGGACCAGAACAACCCGCTGTCCGAGATCACCCACAAGCGTCGTGTGTCTGCACTCGGCCCTGGCGGTTTGACCCGTGAGCGTGCTGGCTTTGAAGTGCGTGACGTACACCCGACTCACTACGGTCGTGTATGCCCGATTGAAACGCCGGAAGGTCCGAACATCGGTCTGATCAACTCCCTGGCCGCTTATGCGCGCACCAACCAGTACGGCTTCCTCGAGAGCCCGTACCGCGTGGTGAAAGACGCTCTGGTCACCGACGAGATCGTGTTCCTGTCTGCCATCGAAGAAGCTGATCATGTGATCGCTCAGGCTTCGGCCACGATGAACGACAAGAAAGTCCTGATCGACGAGCTGGTAGCTGTTCGTCACTTGAACGAGTTCACCGTCAAGGCGCCGGAAGACGTCACCTTGATGGACGTATCGCCGAAGCAGGTAGTTTCGGTTGCAGCGTCGCTGATCCCGTTCCTCGAGCACGACGACGCCAACCGTGCGTTGATGGGTTCGAACATGCAGCGTCAAGCTGTACCAACCCTGCGCGCTGACAAGCCGCTGGTAGGTACTGGCATGGAGCGTAACGTAGCTCGTGACTCCGGCGTTTGCGTCGTGGCTCGTCGTGGCGGCGTTATCGATTCCGTCGATGCCAGCCGTATCGTGGTTCGTGTTGCTGATGACGAAGTTGAAACCGGCGAAGCTGGTGTCGACATCTACAACCTGACCAAGTACACCCGCTCCAACCAGAACACCTGCATCAACCAGCGTCCGCTGGTGCGTAAGGGTGATCGGGTTCAGCGTAGCGACATCATGGCCGACGGTCCGTCCACCGATATGGGTGAACTGGCGCTGGGTCAGAACATGCGCATCGCGTTCATGGCATGGAACGGCTTCAACTTCGAAGACTCCATCTGCCTGTCCGAGCGTGTGGTTCAGGAAGATCGCTTCACCACGATCCACATTCAGGAACTGACCTGTGTGGCACGTGACACCAAGCTTGGGCCAGAGGAAATCACTGCAGACATCCCGAACGTGGGTGAAGCTGCACTGAACAAGCTGGACGAAGCCGGTATCGTTTACGTAGGTGCTGAAGTTGGCGCAGGCGACATCCTGGTTGGTAAGGTCACTCCGAAAGGCGAGACCCAGCTGACTCCGGAAGAAAAACTGCTGCGTGCCATCTTCGGTGAAAAAGCCAGCGACGTTAAAGACACCTCCCTGCGCGTGCCTACCGGCACCAAGGGCACTGTCATCGACGTACAGGTCTTCACCCGCGACGGCGTTGAGCGTGATGCTCGTGCACTGTCGATCGAGAAGACTCAACTCGACGAGATCCGCAAGGATCTGAACGAAGAGTTCCGTATCGTTGAAGGCGCCACTTTCGAACGTCTGCGTTCCGCTCTGGTCGGCCACAAAGCCGAAGGCGGCGCCGGTCTGAAGAAAGGTCAGGACATCACCGACGAAGTCCTCGACGGTCTTGAGCATGGTCAGTGGTTCAAACTGCGCATGGCTGAAGATGCTCTGAACGAGCAGCTCGAGAAGGCTCAGGCCTATATCGTTGATCGCCGCCGTCTGCTGGACGACAAGTTCGAAGACAAGAAGCGCAAACTGCAGCAGGGCGATGACCTGGCTCCAGGCGTGCTGAAAATCGTTAAGGTTTACCTGGCAATCCGTCGTCGCATCCAGCCGGGCGACAAGATGGCCGGTCGTCACGGTAACAAAGGTGTGGTCTCCGTGATCATGCCGGTTGAAGACATGCCGCACGATGCCAATGGCACCCCGGTCGACGTCGTCCTCAACCCGTTGGGCGTACCTTCGCGTATGAACGTTGGTCAGATCCTTGAAACCCACCTCGGCCTCGCGGCCAAAGGTCTGGGCGAGAAGATCAACCGGATGATCGAAGAGCAGCGCAAAGTCGCCGAGCTTCGTAAATTCCTCGACGAGATCTACAACCAGATCGGCGGCCGTAACGAAGATCTGGATAGCTTCTCCGACCAGGAAATCCTGGATCTGGCGAAGAACCTGCGTGGCGGCGTTCCAATGGCCACTCCAGTGTTCGACGGTGCCAAGGAAAGCGAAATCAAGGCCATGCTGAAACTGGCAGACCTGCCAGAAAGCGGCCAGATGCAGCTGACCGACGGCCGTACCGGCAACAAGTTCGAGCGCCCGGTTACTGTTGGCTATATGTACATGCTGAAGCTGAACCACTTGGTAGACGACAAGATGCACGCTCGTTCTACCGGTTCGTACAGCCTGGTTACCCAGCAGCCGCTGGGTGGTAAGGCGCAGTTCGGTGGTCAGCGTTTCGGGGAGATGGAGGTCTGGGCACTGGAAGCATACGGTGCTGCTTACACTCTGCAAGAAATGCTCACAGTGAAGTCGGACGATGTGAACGGCCGTACCAAGATGTACAAAAACATCGTGGATGGCGATCACCGTATGGAGCCGGGCATGCCCGAGTCCTTCAACGTGTTGATCAAGGAAATTCGTTCCCTCGGCATCGATATCGATCTGGAAACCGAATAA
- the rplJ gene encoding 50S ribosomal protein L10, which produces MAIKLEDKKAIVAEVNEAANVALSAVVADARGVTVGAMTGLRKEAREAGVYVRVVRNTLLKRAVAGTQYDVLNDVFTGPTLIAFSKEHPGAAARIFKEFAKGQDKFEIKAAAFEGKFLAANQIDVLASLPTRDEAISQLMSVIQGATSKLARTLAALRDQKEAAAA; this is translated from the coding sequence GTGGCAATTAAACTCGAAGACAAGAAGGCCATCGTCGCTGAAGTCAACGAGGCTGCCAATGTTGCCCTGTCTGCTGTTGTGGCTGATGCCCGCGGTGTGACAGTAGGCGCTATGACCGGACTCCGTAAAGAGGCTCGTGAAGCTGGCGTTTACGTACGTGTTGTACGTAACACCCTGCTCAAGCGCGCCGTTGCTGGCACTCAATATGACGTGCTCAACGACGTGTTCACTGGCCCGACCTTGATTGCATTCTCTAAAGAACATCCGGGCGCTGCTGCTCGTATCTTCAAAGAATTCGCAAAAGGTCAGGATAAGTTCGAGATCAAGGCAGCTGCGTTCGAGGGCAAGTTCCTCGCAGCTAATCAGATCGACGTACTGGCAAGTCTGCCGACCCGTGACGAAGCAATTTCTCAGCTGATGAGCGTGATTCAAGGCGCAACCAGCAAATTGGCTCGTACTCTGGCGGCCCTTCGCGACCAGAAAGAAGCTGCCGCAGCCTAA
- the secE gene encoding preprotein translocase subunit SecE, which translates to MTPKAEAQGSRFDLLKWLVVVALVVVGVVGNQYYSASPILYRVLALLVIAAVAAFVGLQTVKGKSFFVLVKEARTEIRKVVWPTRQETTQTTLIVVAVVLVMALLLWGLDSLLGWLVSLIVG; encoded by the coding sequence ATGACTCCTAAAGCTGAAGCTCAAGGCTCTCGCTTCGATCTGCTCAAGTGGCTAGTAGTAGTCGCTTTGGTGGTTGTTGGCGTTGTTGGCAATCAGTATTACTCTGCTTCGCCGATCCTGTACCGCGTACTTGCATTACTTGTCATCGCCGCTGTAGCTGCCTTTGTAGGCCTGCAGACGGTCAAGGGCAAGTCTTTCTTCGTACTGGTTAAGGAAGCTCGCACCGAGATTCGTAAAGTCGTATGGCCAACTCGCCAAGAAACCACGCAGACCACGTTGATTGTTGTGGCTGTTGTTCTGGTTATGGCGTTGCTGTTGTGGGGGCTTGATTCCCTGCTCGGCTGGCTTGTTTCCTTGATTGTCGGCTAA